A region from the Xenopus laevis strain J_2021 chromosome 4S, Xenopus_laevis_v10.1, whole genome shotgun sequence genome encodes:
- the LOC121393303 gene encoding uncharacterized protein LOC121393303, with translation MLLTIDRLQVKVQPIREEIERLKVEVRQSESEEAAQKTFNEQAEALIKLRAAITERKAAKFERDTQDYLQRRVYTWREERNRQRWGRRNPNIGLQAPEGEVYLTESRYRHPRGYPKRAQGGYRRSYPQQYPPQRYPSQQYSSDYSEQTSSEELLDSSADRGAAQCVSFPFLGQSQAGQDVGPARENSTRGKGHRKNPRAPLQREDYPRRTQSYKRY, from the exons ATGTTACTTACAATCGATAGGTTGCAAGTTAAAGTTCAGCCGATCCGTGAAGAAATCGAGAGGCTGAAAGTGGAAGTGAGGCAAAGTGAGTCAGAGGAGGCGGCACAGAAGACCTTTAACGAACAAGCGGAAGCGCTGATTAAACTACGTGCTGCTATTACAGAGCGAAAGGCGGCGAAATTTGAACGGGATACACAAGATTACCTCCAACGGCGGGTGTACACTTGGAGAGAGGAGCGGAATAGGCAGCGGTGGGGGCGGAGGAACCCGAACATCGGTCTGCAAGCTCCTGAAGGAGAAGTGTATTTGACAGAGAGCCGTTACAGACACCCTCGAGGATATCCAAAAAGAGCACAAGGAGGATATCGGCGCTCCTATCCACAACAATATCCCCCACAACGGTATCCCTCTCAGCAGTACTCGAGCGATTACAGTGAACAAACGTCAAGCGAAGAGCTACTAGATTCGTCAGCAGACCGAGGAGCGGCACAatgtgtttcttttccttttttaggtCAAAGCCAGGCGGGCCAAGATGTGGGACCCGCAAGAGAGAACAGTACAAGAGGCAAAGGGCATCGAAAGAATCCCAGGGCCCCTCTTCAGAGGGAAGATTATCCACGCAGAACACAATCGTACAAGAG atattaa